GCGTGCAACACGAACTGATAGCGATGGGTTCCCGTTCCAGGAGGCGGCCCGGCGCCGATGAAGCTGGGCTGGCGACCCTCGTTGGGCATCACGACGGCGCCCGCGGGCAGCAGCACCGAGTTCTCCGTCCCGGCGCCGGTGGGCAGGCTCACGGTCTCGGCGGGAATGTTGAACAGCGCCCAGTGCCAGAAGCCCGAGCCTGTGGGCGCATCCGGGTCGTAGACGGTGAGAGCGAAGCTCTTGGTCTCGGCGGGGAAGCCCGTCCAGTGCAGGTCGGGCGACACATCCTGTCCACCGGCACCGGCGCCGTACTGCGCGGGCGCGAGGGGCCCGCCGTCGATCATGACGGAACTGGTCAGGCTGAACAGTGGCACCTCGCCGAAGCGGGCGAAGGGATCGGTGCTGGGCATACACACTCCAAGGTCTGGCTGGTGGTCTGGTGTTTCAGCCTACGTGGCCGCTGCCCGGAAAGCACCGACGCCTA
This is a stretch of genomic DNA from Cryobacterium soli. It encodes these proteins:
- a CDS encoding YbhB/YbcL family Raf kinase inhibitor-like protein — encoded protein: MPSTDPFARFGEVPLFSLTSSVMIDGGPLAPAQYGAGAGGQDVSPDLHWTGFPAETKSFALTVYDPDAPTGSGFWHWALFNIPAETVSLPTGAGTENSVLLPAGAVVMPNEGRQPSFIGAGPPPGTGTHRYQFVLHALDVADLGVDPQATPAVMGFNVHFHTLARAVLEATGVAGGATS